A genomic segment from Nicotiana tabacum cultivar K326 chromosome 7, ASM71507v2, whole genome shotgun sequence encodes:
- the LOC107768990 gene encoding organic cation/carnitine transporter 3-like, giving the protein MVEPSLSWPIIERCIMQGDEFGNWAQFLQAILVSLAWFFDVQQTFISAFTDAQPSWHCTSPPPPSSSSSSDCNSFNKNVCNLPKDSWAWDLAAHTSVISEWSLQCDGSIITGLPASSFFMGRLTELGCGNGETSDGSRKEPSVPCSSQLVGATSGFLLV; this is encoded by the exons atggttgAACCATCACTAAGCTGGCCAATAATAGAAAGGTGCATTATGCAGGGAGATGAATTTGGAAATTGGGCTCAGTTCTTGCAAGCCATCCTTGTCTCTTTAGCATGGTTTTTCGATGTTCAACAAACATTCATAAGTGCTTTCACTGATGCACAGCCATCTTGGCATTGCAcatctcctcctcctccttcttcttcttcttcatcagaCTGCAACTCTTTCAACAAGAATGTTTGTAATCTTCCAAAGGATTCATGGGCATGGGATTTAGCAGCTCATACTTCAGTTATTTCAGAGTGGTCTTTACAGTGTGATGGTTCAATTATTACTGGTCTTCCTGCTTCTTCCTTCTTCATGGGACGTCTTACTG AACTCGGCTGTGGCAATGGTGAGACAAGTGATGGTTCTCGGAAGGAGCCTTCAGTCCCATGCTCATCGCAGTTGGTCGGAGCAACAAGTGGTTTTCTTTTGGTGTAG
- the LOC107768991 gene encoding eukaryotic translation initiation factor 2 subunit gamma-like has translation MSRKGLMEQDLSKLDVAQLHPLSPEVISRQATINIGTIGHVAHGKSTVVKAISGVQTVRFKNELERNITIKLGYANAKIYKCEDERCPRPMCYKAYGSGKEDSPMCDVPGFETCRMKLLRHVSFVDCPGHDILMATMLNGAAIMDGALLLIAANESCPQPQTSEHLAAVEIMRLQHIIILQNKVDLVQENVAINQHEAIQKFIQGTVADGAPVVPISAQLKYNIDVVAEYIVKKIPIPVRDFTSPPNMIVIRSFDVNKPGFEVDDIRGGVAGGSILKGVLKVNQLIEVRPGIVVKDESGNIKCTPIYSRIVSLFAEQNELQFAVPGGLIGVGTTMDPTLTRADRLVGQVLGEVGSLPEVFVELEVNFFLLRRLLGVRTKDSERQGKVSKLAKGEILMLNIGSMSTGARVVAVKNVFAKLQLTSPVCTSKGEKIALSRRIEKHWRLIGWGQIQAGITLDVPPCPV, from the exons ATGTCTAGAAAAGGACTGATGGAGCAGGACCTAAGCAAGTTGGATGTAGCACAGCTGCATCCACTTTCACCTGAAGTCATTTCTCGTCAGGCTACAATAAACATAG GTACCATTGGCCATGTGGCTCATGGAAAGTCAACAGTTGTAAAGGCTATATCTGGTGTGCAG ACTGTTCGTTTTAAGAATGAGCTAGAGCGTAATATTACAATTAAGCTTGGGTATGCTAATGCGAAGATATACAAATGTGAAGATGAGCGCTGTCCTAGACCCATGTGCTACAA GGCATATGGAAGTGGAAAAGAAGACAGTCCCATGTGTGATGTCCCTGGTTTTGAGACCTGCAGGATGAAATTGCTGAGACATGTGTCTTTTGTTGATTGTCCT GGTCATGATATTCTCATGGCTACCATGCTTAATGGAGCTGCCATTATGGATGGAGCATTACTTCTAATTGCAGCCAATGAGAGCTGTCCCCAACCTCAGACTTCTGAACATTTAGCTGCTGTTGAAATTATGCGCCTCCAACATataataattcttcaaaataaagTTGATCTTGTTCAGGAAAATGTTGCCATCAATCAGCATGAAGCTATTCAGAAATTTATTCAG GGAACTGTAGCAGATGGTGCTCCAGTTGTACCAATCTCCGCTCAGCTGAAGTATAACATTGATGTTGTCGCTGAATATATTGTGAAAAAGATTCCCATTCCTGTGAGGGATTTCACTTCACCACCAAATATGATCGTTATTCGGTCGTTTGATGTTAATAAACCTGGTTTTGAAGTTGATGACATCAGAGGTGGCGTTGCTGGTGGCAGTATTTTAAAG GGTGTGTTGAAGGTAAATCAATTGATCGAGGTTCGTCCAGGTATTGTTGTCAAGGATGAGAGTGGCAACATTAAATGTACCCCCATATATTCAAGAATCGTGTCATTGTTTGCTGAGCAAAATGAACTACAATTTGCTGTACCTGGAGGCCTAATTGGAGTTGGAACAACCATGGATCCTACGCTGACACGTGCTGATCGATTGGTGGGTCAGGTTCTTGGGGAGGTTGGGTCACTTCCTGAAGTTTTTGTCGAACTAGAG GTGAATTTCTTTTTGCTCCGCCGTCTTTTGGGTGTGAGGACAAAGGACTCGGAAAGACAGGGTAAAGTTTCCAAGTTGGCAAAGGGAGAAATCCTTATGTTAAATATAGGTTCTATGTCAACTGGGGCTCGAGTGGTTGCTGTTAAAAATGTGTTCGCGAAACTGCAGTTGACGTCCCCAGTGTGTACAAGCAAAGGTGAAAAAATTGCTCTTAGCCGGAGAATTGAAAAGCACTGGCGTCTTATTGGTTGGGGCCAAATCCAAGCTGGTATTACTCTTGACGTTCCACCGTGCCCCGTCTAA